The genomic region CAGAAAATGAAACACCACATTTTTTACAGTCTGAATCTATAAGTCCACGATCTCAAGATTCAATAAAACGCCATGATACTGAAATTATGTCATTACCTCCTAAAGGGTCAAATTCTGTCTCACTAACTCCTTTCCCCACACACCCTATAATTCAAAGTAATGctactaataatttttttatattttaaataattaaactaaataatatatatatttataaaattattataggTCCCAAAGCAAATTCacataagatatatatatcacatattttaataagtttttagtaattataatattttccatttttattaaagtaaaattaaatttaattattaaaactataataaacatttgattattataataatttatactataaatgatttattattacattaaagCACGTATTAATAggtctttttaaaaaaaaaagaagataaaaaaaaaacaaacaaaatttCTGAAGATTCTACTACCTTCGCGATCTGACAGAAAAAACATGTTTTTAACAGATGACCCTTTTAGAGGATCAATATTTGATGATGAtgaaatcataaaaaaaatagaaatacatgaagaacacaaaataaaaaatgtaaacacgacaaatataaaaaagaaaagatcaAAAACTATAATAGAAGTACATATGGAAGTACtcaatgaatataaaaaggatGAATGGGAATCAACTAAAGTAgaattattagaaatatgCATAGAAGAGATCATGAAAGAGCATTATagaacatataataatataacaaataatgaACATATGGAGAATATTAGTAGTAGCAAtgagaatgaaaaaaacaaaatactaTGGAATAAGTGGAGCAAAGCAAATAGAAGTCTTTCTAAAAATCTTAGAAAAGCATATTggtttataaatttaaaaaatgaatggaaaaatgaaaaatcttccttaaaaaaaactgaagaatttaataagaatcataaaaaagaaattcaaAAACTTCCATTTATAGAAAGAGAGAAAGAGTTATGGAAACGGtggatatcaaaaaaaattattattatagaaCAATATATTGAACAGGACTTGTCTGAGGAAATAACAGAGGAATTACAAAATATGTCTTGtgaatatgaaaatgaagGAACTCACGAATATAAAACTTTGATAAATACAAGAGAAGTGGAGAACAAAGGttataaagaattatataaatatataaaaaaaaaattactaacaAAATTGTGCATACTCGTACTTATGCTAATATTAGATGAATGCCAACAAGAAGAACATATGGAATATAAGGAATCCTATTTGGATAATTCCATAAATGAAtggaaaaaggaagaaataacaaaaaatataaatgatatgaGCGCAGACGCTTCggaaaataaggaaaacaGCGGTGATAAAGTAAATAcgaaaaatatggaaaatattaGTTATATATGGAAGGATAATTTTAGAAAAGAGTTAAAATATTGGACTACAGAAGAtgatacatatgtaaattcCATGAATAGTGATAATTACGCAAGCAAATACTAttgaataaaagaaaaatgaaatatataaattcataatatacatctaaaatatatttccataatatttatctataaTAAGATGACTCCTatgaaatacattttatacattGTTTTGATATCGTAAGGAAACCCTGGAAAGTAGAAGGTAAAGTAATAGATAATAtaagagaaaaaacaaagatgatatatattgtttaaaatgagggtatataaaatatatttcatttatatatacatttttttattcgtaCTAGAATACACATAAGAATCTTATATCAATACTTGattcaataaaaattttcagatttatgtatatatatatatataataaaaaaaaaattaatattaatatattccgaaaatattatacttataagaaaatattaaaattttgaaaaataaataaaaaaaaaaaaataattcaaaaatactattttttaattaatataccaTCACCATCacttaaatttatataattctattttattccattcgtgattaatatatagttattttCACACTCAGAAAGGTACTTAGTTGTTTCCTTTAAACATTCCCTTTTTTATCCATgtcaattttaaataatataaaaaatttgtgaatgaaaaaacatatactttaaaacatatgaaagcataataaaaatatatatataatttatataattcattatatcataaaaaaatataaattatgtacataataacaTTGTACTAAGCTAGTATAAgtcaatatatatagaacGTTAATACTATTCgtttattataaaacattaatCCTTTatctgttatatatataagatttttttttaattatttatgttttcaaAAAATCAAGGAgcaatttaaaagaaattttttttaataaagaatttaatttaaaacataaatactatattttataatacatgCAAAATGttcacatgtatatatatttatagaaacatatcattttttttttctgcatatataacttttattaaaatgaatatttactaaatcattgaaattattaaaaatgttaaaagtgataataatgaaaatatactgATTATATAACTTACTATTTAACGTTCattcaatatttttcaaaacgatataaaacaattaataaaaatagttcttttagttttcttaattttttttaattcacaCATTATAATTCAATAACATCtttatgaaattaaaaaaatacaagttGAATATGAATATGTGCATAACTTAAACAGTACTCAATTGATAAGTTccaacaattttttaaaaccaaggaaaataaaaaaaaatatattaattttatagtaaatataaaaaatataatttatttttatttgtttcctttaaattaaatttatgattTCATTCTTATTATGTTCtattaataagaaatttttaattattttctttttatgtattaaaaagaacattttaatttttattttcatctttttcctttttttatgatttttgtaattacacaatactattccttttttttcctatgaagttaataatattaatcgTTTTTAgacttttttgtattattttttaaattacatccatatatattaatatttatgaaataaacTAATACTAGATTTATCTGTGAAAATATGAAATCCATTtagatatttaataattttttactgttACCATATACCTTAagaaacataaatttttaattactgctttataatatgtaaaaattttaataagatTATGTtgtctattttttaaaaaataccaCTGATTcagtaatataattaataattaatataacaaaaaactatttttcttatatattatagttatCTCGCTCAAATATTGCAATtttaattgaaatatatatatgcacctGTAATATGACATtgttataatacataaaaaaaatatattatgatatatttataataatttattaatacaataattatttttagataTTAATACGTTTAATATTTcaacaaatttaaaaaaatgaatataattttgacattttcattttatattagtagaaataaaaatatagatcctattaagtatattagttaagtataaataaaaaaactttcAAATCGTACTTTTACGCtttatcatataatatacatatgacatgtatttttaattattataaagttTACATTACAACTACAATAAGCATTttcgattttttttatttttgataattAATATGCTCAcctaataaaatttttaatttaactaaaattatttaaaattaatttaagtacgttaaaagtatattaaatatgaaaaattattaaggaatattaatatatgcatacgtatGAATGtagttattaattaaaatatatatcgtTAAAGCACAACTGTTATGTTTTGGAATATATTGTGCACAATAAAAAACCCCGAATATTCTATTAaacaaaacatatttataaaaattagtaaagcattataataacataataaatgaagaattatttgaaatataaaaataatagtatacTTAATAGTAAGAAAAAGATAGTAATATATTGAGAAACATAGAATATCTATCattaaataacaataaaaaacatttattttaacaattttaacaATTATTGTACTATTTCAGCCTCTACACTTTTTATGACGAAAAAGATATTTCATTccatatatgaaataataataaaaataaatgctttttattccattttttatttttttttaaaatatatttgtttatatgcCAAATATATTAGTACAATTAAGATAacttataatttatgtattacacaaaatatatataatcgtAAGATATTTTAGAACaaatagttatataaaaaaaggggaaattatataatattattctctAAGTActttgaaataaatattattattatgttaaaCTAATCTCTCATATAATGATCATAAAGAAAATAGAAATGATATACACAAAATTGGGAAATATTGTGACATTAATCCTcgcaattattttattacatatggaaataaaaatacgtaTTATAAACAAGTTTACTAATggtatatatgatatatagaTTATGgtgataaatttttattagcttattaatacatatatttgttatcCTATAAGCACTAACGATTTcagtaataaattttattaaatgagttaagataattaataaatatttttttatttttaatatataattataatcaaTTTAATGTACAAAAACACCTAATTTTtctgcatatatttatttatctaatataaaaaaatatattatgccATGCTGCAATATTCTaaagaagtaaaattttaacttCTACTTGTAATACAACGGATAGAATTagcaaattattttaatattatacgATATAGTCGATCCATGGAATATTACgcttataattaaaacaatttttttgaggatgtatattttaaatttaacaaataaactCCCATTTTCAAAtactttttcttaaatttccttttcatttaattaaattttaattttcgtAATATTCGTGAAGTTCAGTTTgttaaacaatatatatattattatgacatattataaatattaaatgaaatattatgaaccgtattaatttaatttaaaaaaataataataataaatatgaaaattatatacataataaatagataaaatttATCGTATTTTAGAAGGCCCCAAGTGGTacctaaatatatatttaatatagtgGGCAATTTATATGAGAATGaactaaaattaatttattttttgtataatatatcagTTCAATTGTATAAACTTcacacaaataaaaaaatggaaaagtgcatttttctctataatattttttatttacaacaaaataaccatgtttttaaaattatcactttataaattaaaagcgcttattttatcttttactAACTACTCTaccttattttaatattaattaaaagtaaaGAGGCAATTTTCTTAagtaattttgtttttaaaattatatgtattaaaaaaaggaataaacctgatataaacatattatatatatatttacatttatataaatattaatattttaccaATTTAATATTCGTTATTTGATTCACGTACTCTTACATACAATGACATCTGGAAGTACCTATGAAAacgtaaaattaatttttattttataattattatatatattgttgtaCTCAATGGTTCATTGTTCTtgaaatgatatataaatatacttaatgaaaatgtaattttgtctatttatatattattattatatattttcatattttggaAGAATACTGTAACACTATATCTTAAATATAGAGATGACTTTGATAATAAAGCTATACCAGATACTCAGAATAGTAGTGGACATAAAGAAAATCCTGCAAggaaatatatgcatatttattctGATGATGGTGATTTAGTCAATACATGTCAAGAAATTGGTAGatatttaattgaaataaatgaacactATAAATATGATAGACACAATCGTTGTAAATACTTAAATTACAGGATAAATTCAGaccaaaaatataataatccTAGTTGGTTTAAGGAATATGAACAATTTTCGTCCCAAATAGATAATGTATGcaagaaagaaataaaaaaaattgattttCACATTTTAAGAAAACTTGAGAActtatacaaattatataaggATTTTAACAGTTTTATTACTCAAGAAAAAACCACTAGTAGTAATTGTGAACATCCTAAAAATTGTTATGATTTTTATATTGAACATTACAGGGAATGTGAAGGAAATGTATATAACGAATTTTGCGGAGaattaagaaattttaaGGAAGTATATGATTAACACACGGAGAATCTAACTACTTATCCTCATGTACCAAAAATTTTAGTACCTCCAAAAAGTTATGTTTTTGCTTCCAGTTTAACAACAACTGTTGTATTATTAacatcttttattttattttttttatataaggttaattaaaattattcttaaaataaagaatattcTATTACATTACgtttcttcattttcataaGTAATTaccaaaacaaaaaaattatatttttaagaatgtatttattttctttttttcatatagttTACTCCAGTGAAATCATGgttaaatattcatttaaaaagtaaaaaaacaGTTGAACTTGAAGAAGTTAATAAAGAATCAAGAgaatctttaaaaaatatcttcGAAGacgtttataaaaattatgaacgaAGTGTATATGATATAGGTTATCAAACTCAAGGGCATACTTGATACAaatcattataatttatattatttgcaACAGAAAAACTAGTACTCAGTTGTATCAAAGCTACATACTCGgagaaatttattaataaataatattaactaaaagtaaacaaataaataaattttaagaaaaattacaataataatgatataaaaattaaataaagaaaagatGATTATAAATGCAATAATATTATGAGAACCAGTAACACAAAAATCCATTTACACAttactttttcattaaaatgcataaacgataattttataatttaaacatataaCACAAGATTATtcagtaaatatttatttccttATAGAATAATATGAAGTAATGATTATTAGCTATGTA from Plasmodium malariae genome assembly, chromosome: 11 harbors:
- the PmUG01_11011300 gene encoding STP1 protein yields the protein MEKCFNSYPVVQGFTTLNLYTQQEFKRVGANIISQVSSLKSENKKEKFREKCKSLADYLINTKDPYRRYQEYIWKGALRTWYSKNFTGITQHGGCFMIFNNEEKNLLELIYDAYDFCEKKEKYMQILSNKCSEYETWFEYSKIQLQDKRSFIEKSCKNKKELLELPRTKCNILKSETFNQTPVCIFNPPAVPEDSQSKSKSVESEEDNIKGQVLSASDNQKNKEDSSTNSDKDEDKISTKVEVLNKETKTSQISLTENETPHFLQSESISPRSQDSIKRHDTEIMSLPPKGSNSVSLTPFPTHPIIQNDPFRGSIFDDDEIIKKIEIHEEHKIKNVNTTNIKKKRSKTIIEVHMEVLNEYKKDEWESTKVELLEICIEEIMKEHYRTYNNITNNEHMENISSSNENEKNKILWNKWSKANRSLSKNLRKAYWFINLKNEWKNEKSSLKKTEEFNKNHKKEIQKLPFIEREKELWKRWISKKIIIIEQYIEQDLSEEITEELQNMSCEYENEGTHEYKTLINTREVENKGYKELYKYIKKKLLTKLCILVLMLILDECQQEEHMEYKESYLDNSINEWKKEEITKNINDMSADASENKENSGDKVNTKNMENISYIWKDNFRKELKYWTTEDDTYVNSMNSDNYASKYY